Proteins encoded together in one Lathyrus oleraceus cultivar Zhongwan6 chromosome 5, CAAS_Psat_ZW6_1.0, whole genome shotgun sequence window:
- the LOC127080950 gene encoding uncharacterized protein LOC127080950 → MYGGLGHNVVQCKSTGIKCFKCGEQGHYDDECKSIALNCYNCGEPCHINKQIYKPNKFPYAARASGRVFALSGVDVSRSDNLIRGACFINDVSLIAIIDTCAIYLFIYLDCVNKLNLKVSSMIGSMVIDTPTNGSMTTMLLKLNHVHINRFDKTVLFLELGESIDSRFMYVGQVEMSLKESSQLLLMFTSLRVEEEAMIIDLSVVCEFPDVFPNNISDLPQEREVEFAIDLVPGTRPVSMVSYRMYVLWGALMFLVKKKDGSMSLCFDYPPLNKVTIKNKYHIPRIDDPMDQLVGTCVVNKIDLNQVIIRF, encoded by the exons ATGTATGGAGGATTAGGTCATAATGTTGTTCAGTGCAAGAGCACGGGTATaaagtgtttcaagtgtggggAGCAGGGACATTATGATGACGAGTGCAAGAGTATTGCTCTGAATTGTTATAACTGTGGAGAACCATGTCATATTAATAAACAAATTTATAAGCCAAATAAATTTCCATATGCTGCGAGAGCTAGTGGAAGAGTGTTTGCCCTCAGTGGTGTGGATGTCTCGAGATCGGATAATTTGATTCGAGGTGCATGTTTCATTAATGATGTATCTCTGATTGCTATCATTGATACATGTGCGATATATTTGTTCATATATCTTGACTGTGTTAATAAGTTAAACCTTAAAGTGTCTTCTATGATTGGTAGTATGGTCATTGATACCCCAACTAATGGTTCGATGACTACTATGTTG TTAAAACTAAACCATGTCCATATCAACCGTTTTGACAAGACGGTGTTGTTTCTTGAGCTCGGAGAGAGTATAGATTCGAGATTCATGTATGTCGGACAGGTAGAGATGTCCTTGAAAGAGAGTTCTCAACTTCTCTTGATGTTCACCTCCTTGAGAGTGGAAGAAGAAGCTATGATTATTGATCTTTCAGTTGTGTGTGAGTTTCCAGATGTGTTCCCAAACAACATTAGTGATTTACCACAAGAAAGAGAAGTTGAGTTCGCCATagatttagtacctggtactagacctGTGTCAATGGTGTCGTATAGGATGTATGTGTTGTGGGGAGCATTAATGTTcttagttaagaagaaagatggtagcatGAGTTTATGCTTTGATTATCCACCTTTAAATAAAGTTACTATTAAAAACAAGTATCATATTCCTAGAATTGACGACCCTATGGATCAGTTGGTTGGGACTTGCGTGGTTAACAAGATTGATTTAAATCAGGTTATCATCAGATTCTAG
- the LOC127080948 gene encoding uncharacterized protein LOC127080948: MDGGRNDQEIANALEATTHLMAQANVALQENRNQNDGVDEFHGLGKFLRNNPPTFKGRYDPKGTRAWHQEIEKIFRVMACTDAQKVLFGTYMLSEEVEYWWKNTLQRMEIANAKITWANFRNEFMDKYFPVDVYSRKEMVVLELKKGNMIVADYAAKFEELSIF; the protein is encoded by the coding sequence ATGGATGGAGGTAGAAACGATCAAGAAATTGCAAATGCTCTCGAGGCTACAACTCATCTGATGGCGCAAGCAAATGTTGCTTTGCAGGAGAATCGAAACCAAAATGATGGAGTTGATGAGTTTCATGGACTGGGAAAGTTTTTGAGGAACAATCCACCTACTTTCAAGGGAAGGTACGATCCTAAAGGCACTCGGGCTTGGCATCAGGAGATTGAGAAGATTTTCAGAGTTATGGCTTGCACTGATGCTCAAAAAGTATTATTCGGAACATATATGTTGTCTGAGGAGGTTGAGTATTGGTGGAAAAATACCCTCCAGAGGATGGAAATTGCTAATGCAAAAATTACTTGGGCTAATTTCAGGAATGAGTTTATGGATAAATACTTTCCAGTTGATGTTTATAGTCGTAAAGAGATGGTGGTCTTAGAGCTGAAGAAAGGAAATATGATTGTGGCTGACTATGCGGCTAAGTTTGAGGAGCTGTCAATATTTTGA